Genomic DNA from uncultured Desulfuromusa sp.:
CCCGGAGACACTTCGGATTCAACCGCCGGAAAAAGAAGGATTGAATACTTTCAACGTTACCGTGAAGACAATCCTTTTTGATGGCGCCAACAGCCGTCTGTTGACGGTGACACCAGAAGATCACGAACTGTTGGTTGCTTTGCCGCAAAATCGTAGTTTTGATCATATTCAGCCGGGGCAGACGATAGAAGTCGGCTGGCATTCCGAAGCGGGTGTCTGTTTCGCTGCGAGGGATTGATCATGGTGATTTCAAAATCTTCAAAGACGGCGCTTTGGCTGTTTCTGACCCCGGTTCTGTGTTGGTTGCTGTTGTTGATCGTTCTGCCGCATATCGATTTGTTGCTGATGAGTTTTGGCGGTGAAAATGATTATGGAGATCCGGTCTGGACGTTGCAGAACTACCGGAATTTTTTTACGGAACCGATCTACTGGAATACCTTTTTGCGCACGGCAATTTTTTCGGTTATTACGACTTTTATCACCTTCATTCTCGCCATGCCGGTCGCATTTTATATTGTCAAAGTTGTCAGACCCCGATTTCAAGGGGCGATGGTGCTGATGCTGTTGTTGCCCTTCTGGGTCAGTGAGCTGGTGCGGGTTTATGGCTGGATGATTCTTCTGCGTGAGTCAGGTGTCATTAACCATTTCCTGCTGAAGCTGGGGTTGATCGATAAGCCCGTTGAAATGCTGTATAACGATGCCACCATGATCATGGGGCTGGTCTACACCTCAATGTTGTTTATGGCGGTGCCGATTATTTC
This window encodes:
- a CDS encoding ABC transporter permease, with protein sequence MVISKSSKTALWLFLTPVLCWLLLLIVLPHIDLLLMSFGGENDYGDPVWTLQNYRNFFTEPIYWNTFLRTAIFSVITTFITFILAMPVAFYIVKVVRPRFQGAMVLMLLLPFWVSELVRVYGWMILLRESGVINHFLLKLGLIDKPVEMLYNDATMIMGLVYTSMLFMAVPIISAMESLDDSLIEAAHDLGSGKLVIWYKIILPHCKPGITSGSIVVFMLVLGNYLTPNLMGGKNSLWFTEQIYNQFIASFNWNQGAAFGFMLLLLSSLIIWIGLKLSRQKLGEVAS